In the Streptomyces sp. HUAS MG91 genome, one interval contains:
- a CDS encoding transcriptional regulator: protein MPDRNLEFGKFGARGIKGYEAAARQLDALAGFIATPVTQRRGMLARLNYLTRSERARAAARAAGLTVTDRTLKRWADGRATPSKKSLAQLETAYRQVRRQNVTRHLLQRLNRDGRGTRVEFHPLNQSGVPRPRQRDVSFRSLNVRQWDRMVQAWAAGDEEAMDAAWFDGITADLGSDYGSYEYVMNIGFAA from the coding sequence GTGCCCGACAGGAACCTCGAGTTCGGCAAGTTCGGTGCCCGCGGCATCAAGGGGTACGAGGCCGCCGCCCGCCAGCTCGACGCACTGGCCGGCTTCATCGCCACCCCGGTCACCCAGCGCCGCGGCATGCTGGCCCGCCTGAACTACCTCACCCGCTCCGAGCGGGCGAGGGCCGCGGCCAGGGCGGCCGGCCTCACCGTCACCGACCGGACCCTCAAGCGCTGGGCCGACGGCAGGGCGACCCCGTCGAAGAAGAGCCTGGCCCAGCTGGAGACCGCCTACCGTCAGGTGCGCCGCCAGAACGTCACCCGGCACCTCCTGCAACGCCTCAACCGGGACGGCCGCGGTACCCGCGTCGAGTTCCACCCGCTCAACCAGTCCGGCGTCCCGCGCCCCCGCCAGCGGGACGTGTCCTTCCGCAGCCTGAACGTGCGCCAGTGGGACCGCATGGTCCAGGCGTGGGCGGCCGGCGACGAGGAGGCCATGGACGCGGCCTGGTTCGACGGCATCACCGCCGACCTGGGCTCCGACTACGGCTCCTACGAGTACGTCATGAACATCGGCTTCGCCGCCTGA
- a CDS encoding ATP-binding protein produces the protein MPQRPDATATDIQDVVRTSYRTRRPRVLLVTGGPGCGRTTLLDLLARRTDAAGGHVLRAAARPHARPWQVLRELTRGRAEFARSLALAEDRAWHPDTAAAAFRADLDTLAGSGPVLLCVDDVRRADPQSLAQLRALARRMPAGPVVLVATAAGHDTRWEDLFTLPVLRRPYVECARLALLTTADVERILREERHVDGPDVPRAAARLHRLSGGNPGLLRALLAENAAFQHPSCDGPFARAVGDCLHDSGPEAVAVARALAVLGDRPLNASLLEAMVDGAAPAALAGLAALRGSGLLDGLGRREPAVRAAALAGHDLRSRTRQWWRAAHALRAVRATPSEVAAPLLALMADDPGARPRDRDLELMACVARDLFEQAHGLREGGDGARGITLHQAARRLAQCAGAAAAREPRTPREPKALRGQGSGTPGIAHARAVELAG, from the coding sequence ATGCCGCAGAGGCCGGACGCCACGGCGACCGACATCCAGGACGTGGTGCGCACGTCGTACCGGACACGGCGGCCGCGCGTGCTGCTGGTCACCGGCGGCCCGGGCTGCGGCAGAACGACCCTGCTCGACCTCCTGGCACGACGGACCGACGCCGCGGGCGGACATGTGCTCCGGGCCGCCGCGCGACCGCACGCGAGACCCTGGCAGGTCCTGCGTGAACTGACCCGGGGCCGGGCGGAGTTCGCCCGCAGCCTCGCGCTCGCCGAGGACCGCGCCTGGCACCCGGACACCGCTGCCGCCGCGTTCCGCGCCGACCTGGACACGCTCGCGGGAAGCGGCCCGGTCCTGCTGTGCGTCGACGACGTCCGGCGGGCGGACCCGCAGTCCCTCGCCCAGCTGCGCGCCCTCGCCCGGCGCATGCCCGCGGGACCCGTCGTGCTGGTGGCCACCGCGGCCGGGCACGACACCCGTTGGGAGGACCTGTTCACGCTGCCGGTCCTGCGCCGCCCGTACGTGGAATGCGCGCGCCTGGCCCTGCTGACCACCGCGGACGTGGAACGGATCCTGCGCGAGGAACGGCACGTCGACGGGCCGGACGTTCCCCGGGCCGCCGCCCGCCTGCACCGGCTCAGCGGCGGCAACCCCGGGCTGCTGCGGGCGCTTCTCGCGGAGAACGCCGCGTTCCAGCACCCTTCCTGCGACGGCCCGTTCGCTCGCGCCGTCGGCGACTGCCTGCACGACAGCGGTCCCGAGGCGGTAGCGGTCGCCCGCGCCCTCGCCGTCCTCGGCGACCGGCCGCTCAACGCCTCCCTCCTGGAGGCCATGGTGGACGGCGCGGCGCCCGCGGCGCTGGCCGGCCTCGCCGCGCTGCGCGGCAGCGGACTCCTCGACGGTCTGGGCCGCAGAGAGCCCGCCGTGCGCGCGGCGGCCCTCGCCGGTCACGACCTGAGGTCACGGACGCGGCAGTGGTGGCGGGCCGCACACGCGCTGCGCGCCGTGCGCGCCACCCCGTCCGAGGTCGCCGCCCCGCTGCTCGCACTGATGGCGGACGATCCCGGCGCACGCCCGCGGGACCGGGACCTGGAACTGATGGCGTGTGTCGCGCGGGATCTGTTCGAGCAGGCGCACGGGCTGCGGGAGGGCGGGGACGGCGCCCGCGGCATCACGCTTCACCAGGCGGCCCGGCGGCTGGCACAGTGCGCGGGAGCCGCGGCGGCCCGGGAGCCCAGGACGCCGCGGGAGCCGAAGGCGCTGCGCGGCCAGGGATCGGGGACGCCGGGCATCGCACACGCCCGCGCCGTCGAACTGGCCGGTTGA
- a CDS encoding ScbR family autoregulator-binding transcription factor, with product MAKQDRAVRTRRNILSAAATVFEERGYQAATITDILRTAGVTKGALYFHFQSKAELAYGVMDAQGRRMGSVPQRACRMQELADTVLLQTYRLQHDPLVRAGVRLAMDQQATELNRGAFFKDWSVGTTDLLEAAKTQGELLPHVVPAETAELLVGAYAGVHSMSQAVSSYADLDHRTSVLLRHFLPNVVLSSVLTTIDLSVDRGATVFAEVESKITDAYEEPQQDSA from the coding sequence ATGGCCAAGCAGGACCGCGCCGTCCGCACGCGACGGAACATCCTGTCCGCCGCCGCGACAGTGTTCGAGGAGCGCGGGTACCAGGCCGCCACGATCACCGACATCCTGCGCACCGCAGGGGTGACGAAGGGCGCGCTGTACTTCCACTTCCAGTCGAAGGCGGAGCTGGCGTACGGCGTGATGGACGCCCAGGGCCGCCGCATGGGCTCCGTTCCCCAGCGCGCGTGCAGGATGCAGGAACTCGCCGACACGGTGCTGCTGCAGACCTACCGGCTCCAGCACGACCCGCTGGTACGAGCGGGCGTCCGGCTCGCCATGGACCAGCAGGCGACCGAGCTCAACCGCGGAGCCTTCTTCAAGGACTGGAGCGTCGGGACGACCGATCTGCTGGAAGCGGCCAAGACACAGGGTGAGTTGCTGCCGCACGTCGTGCCGGCGGAGACGGCCGAGCTCCTGGTCGGTGCGTACGCGGGCGTGCACTCGATGTCCCAGGCCGTCAGCAGCTACGCGGACCTCGACCACCGGACGTCGGTACTGCTGCGCCACTTCCTGCCCAATGTCGTGCTGTCGTCCGTGCTCACGACGATCGACCTCTCCGTCGACCGGGGCGCGACGGTGTTCGCAGAGGTCGAGTCGAAGATCACCGACGCGTACGAGGAGCCGCAGCAGGACTCCGCCTGA
- a CDS encoding AfsR/SARP family transcriptional regulator has translation MDIDVLGTLAVREHGVSVTPSAPKPRQVLALLALNVNQVVPVSVLTEELWGVQPPRSARPTLQTYVLQLRELIGAALACSGDSEQRSAKDVLMTVPGGYLLRSVEGTSDVKEFERLAGAGYRAMDGEDYPEAARRLRDALALWTGSALADIQAGVHLEPQIKRLEESRLCALDQRIEADLRLGRHRGLLAELTVLVSRYPTHENLCGQYMLALHRSGRRGEALSAYQRLRTTLVRTLGLEPSAPLVKLQRAILVSGPETAAAPGTLAERAGTVAAGLTRAG, from the coding sequence GTGGACATCGACGTACTCGGCACACTCGCCGTACGGGAGCATGGCGTCTCGGTCACCCCGAGCGCGCCCAAACCCCGCCAGGTACTCGCTCTGCTCGCGTTGAACGTCAACCAGGTGGTTCCGGTCAGCGTGCTGACGGAGGAACTCTGGGGCGTGCAGCCGCCGCGCAGTGCCCGCCCCACCCTGCAGACCTACGTCCTGCAACTGCGCGAGCTCATCGGCGCCGCCCTGGCATGCTCCGGCGACAGCGAGCAGCGCAGTGCCAAGGACGTCCTGATGACCGTCCCCGGCGGCTACCTCCTCAGGAGCGTCGAAGGCACCAGCGACGTCAAGGAGTTCGAGCGGCTCGCCGGGGCCGGCTACCGCGCCATGGACGGCGAGGACTACCCGGAAGCCGCCCGTCGGCTGCGCGACGCCCTCGCCCTGTGGACCGGATCGGCGCTGGCCGACATCCAGGCGGGCGTCCATCTGGAGCCTCAGATCAAAAGACTCGAGGAGAGCCGGCTGTGCGCGCTCGACCAGCGCATCGAGGCCGACCTCCGGCTCGGCCGGCACCGCGGGCTGCTCGCCGAACTGACCGTGCTCGTCAGCCGGTACCCCACCCACGAGAACCTCTGCGGCCAGTACATGCTGGCCCTGCACCGCTCCGGTCGCCGCGGCGAAGCCCTCAGCGCCTACCAGCGGCTGCGCACGACCCTGGTGCGCACCCTGGGCCTCGAACCGTCGGCACCTCTCGTCAAACTGCAGCGCGCCATCCTGGTCTCCGGCCCGGAGACCGCCGCCGCACCCGGCACCCTCGCCGAGCGCGCCGGGACGGTCGCCGCCGGACTCACCCGGGCGGGCTGA
- a CDS encoding SRPBCC family protein, translating into MSQRCGRSARHTVSVAAPASVVYGLLADAPRWPLFLPSCVHAERLDADARTDRLTVWTAADGHVRRAQVRRTLRPAERTVDFEETTAGPAAGPGPGTVGTWSVEPEHPRGDGRSALTLHCAWPCPAPDEDPLAPARLVRRRLAQVRDAAERWDTLDESLLSFTNSTRVEGPPELVYDLLYRAEDWADLLPHVDGARVREERPGVQHVALDLGDPLTGEPATATSVRLCFPHAGRIVHKASAGRGPIAAHSGEWSLEPDASGLTVTSTHHVLLRPAADASAARLRVREWLTGTDRETLDLIKWHAESPVPRLR; encoded by the coding sequence ATGTCGCAGCGGTGCGGGCGCTCCGCCCGGCACACCGTGTCCGTGGCCGCTCCCGCGTCGGTCGTCTACGGCCTGCTCGCCGACGCGCCCCGCTGGCCGCTGTTCCTGCCGTCCTGCGTCCACGCCGAACGCCTGGACGCGGACGCCCGCACGGACCGGCTGACGGTGTGGACCGCCGCGGACGGCCACGTGCGCCGCGCACAGGTGCGGCGCACCCTGCGGCCCGCCGAGCGCACGGTCGACTTCGAGGAGACCACCGCGGGACCGGCCGCCGGACCGGGCCCCGGGACGGTGGGCACCTGGAGCGTCGAACCCGAACACCCGCGGGGCGACGGGCGGTCGGCACTCACCCTGCACTGCGCATGGCCGTGCCCGGCGCCCGACGAGGACCCGCTCGCCCCGGCACGCCTGGTGCGCCGCCGGCTCGCCCAGGTCCGCGACGCGGCCGAACGGTGGGACACGCTCGACGAGTCGCTGCTGTCCTTCACGAACAGCACCCGCGTCGAAGGCCCGCCCGAACTCGTCTACGACCTCCTGTACCGCGCCGAGGACTGGGCCGACCTCCTCCCGCACGTCGACGGGGCCCGGGTCCGCGAGGAGCGGCCGGGAGTCCAGCACGTCGCCCTCGACCTCGGCGACCCGCTCACCGGAGAGCCGGCCACCGCCACGTCCGTACGCCTGTGCTTCCCGCACGCCGGCCGCATCGTCCACAAGGCGAGCGCCGGCCGGGGACCGATCGCCGCGCACAGCGGCGAGTGGTCCCTCGAACCCGACGCCTCCGGGCTCACCGTGACCAGCACCCACCACGTGCTGCTGCGGCCCGCGGCCGACGCGAGCGCGGCCCGCCTGCGCGTGCGGGAGTGGCTCACCGGCACCGACCGGGAAACGCTCGACCTGATCAAGTGGCACGCGGAAAGTCCCGTACCGCGACTGAGATGA
- a CDS encoding 4'-phosphopantetheinyl transferase superfamily protein: MTAHPLVAPPVHLPGPDAPWDDVHERARATGRVVVHTTWGEWLYAALLDPELRGLLGRDWPRYRQTPAAADRFTFAVSRMVIKYTAAAVLEAAPADLDIAYQPGGRPVLRGFGEELHLSLAHTEELVVVAVSGSGPVGVDTESVDREASYALLRAQVCTPEEAKELDALPEDERRLRFLRLWTLKEAYTKALGHGMRRRFNAVGFTWDAEGRAVLAEPSAAAPGWSFATHLVGDRYLVSEAHRDGPLEIRSRHTPGEQVGPAVPPAPTVESAGPGHPAGR; this comes from the coding sequence ATGACCGCGCACCCGCTCGTGGCGCCGCCCGTGCACCTGCCGGGCCCCGACGCCCCCTGGGACGACGTGCACGAACGGGCCCGCGCCACCGGCCGGGTCGTGGTGCACACCACCTGGGGCGAGTGGCTGTACGCCGCCCTCCTCGACCCGGAGCTGCGCGGACTGCTCGGGCGCGACTGGCCGCGGTACCGGCAGACGCCCGCCGCGGCGGACCGGTTCACCTTCGCCGTGTCGCGCATGGTCATCAAGTACACGGCCGCCGCCGTCCTGGAGGCCGCCCCGGCCGACCTCGACATCGCCTACCAGCCCGGCGGCCGGCCCGTGCTGCGCGGGTTCGGCGAGGAACTCCATCTGAGCCTCGCCCACACCGAGGAACTCGTCGTCGTCGCCGTCAGCGGCAGCGGGCCCGTCGGCGTCGACACCGAATCCGTCGACCGGGAGGCCTCCTACGCCCTGCTGCGGGCCCAGGTGTGCACGCCCGAGGAGGCCAAGGAACTCGACGCGCTGCCCGAGGACGAACGCCGGCTGCGTTTCCTGCGGCTGTGGACGCTCAAGGAGGCGTACACCAAGGCGCTCGGACACGGTATGCGGCGCCGCTTCAACGCCGTGGGCTTCACCTGGGACGCCGAGGGCCGCGCCGTACTCGCCGAGCCCTCCGCCGCCGCACCCGGCTGGTCCTTCGCCACCCACCTGGTCGGCGACCGCTACCTGGTCAGCGAGGCGCACCGCGACGGCCCGCTGGAGATCCGCTCTCGGCACACTCCGGGCGAACAGGTGGGACCGGCCGTCCCGCCCGCGCCGACCGTAGAGTCCGCGGGGCCGGGACACCCCGCCGGACGATGA
- a CDS encoding condensation domain-containing protein, with amino-acid sequence MSSHQPHADTVPVVLHEPDGTSAAAPVLFELCELLDTAQAEAVAARLALRHRTCAVTLDDDGTGRHLLRLTPDRTAPGAARPDATEELLADLLQPPDVETIPVTGHQRDLLTAALTGQDGPGRHIEQLCWTWSGPLDVPLFTESWQSVAEREAVLRAAFDWTAAPRLVIHDHASVEIARHGAAGVGWSELQRRDREREFALHRPGLLRLALLDGPPAVRPTTHVLMSYHRALLDERGASLLVREFYRAYLAGGSVPGGERRPDIRDHAAWVAGLAPDGARQFWAGAGPPRHAAVSPGRPGGTTHQGGTGRVQRRLRPHHTARLRAWAALQGAGESSVLHAVWALLLYRAAGARGAAPVSFDVHFSGRDLALRDAAAVPGLLGSALPMTVTVDPAVPVEELLWQVRDAALDLSSYAWVSGDRVRRWSGREHDPRLTDTLVRFDARPELPPALLSELAARDIEVDAPRGAGGGTSLPVTLVAQHDGSDGLLLTATHDRAELSDADAAQTLSQCVHLLRSLSDRPGPAGTVGEVLALLESSGVPRAARHSRTAPDTAPRVLRGGGPGADVICLVTVPGVVPGVYEALVRAYDGPEHVVSLGPVGPTATLPAAVTRLLGPRGRLVVCGSGPAASVAYALGRAAAAGTGAVTSVVMTGVGDAESSASALARALVRLRERYG; translated from the coding sequence ATGAGCAGCCATCAGCCGCACGCGGACACCGTGCCCGTCGTGCTCCACGAGCCTGACGGTACGTCAGCCGCGGCGCCGGTCCTGTTCGAGCTCTGCGAACTCCTCGACACGGCACAGGCCGAGGCGGTCGCCGCCCGTCTGGCGCTGCGGCACCGCACCTGCGCGGTGACCCTCGACGACGACGGCACCGGCCGTCACCTGCTGCGCCTGACCCCGGACCGCACCGCACCCGGGGCCGCGCGGCCGGACGCCACCGAGGAACTGCTGGCCGATCTGCTGCAGCCGCCGGACGTCGAGACGATCCCGGTGACCGGGCACCAGCGCGACCTGCTGACCGCGGCCCTCACCGGACAGGACGGCCCGGGCCGGCACATCGAGCAGCTCTGCTGGACCTGGTCGGGACCGCTCGACGTCCCGCTGTTCACGGAGTCCTGGCAGTCCGTCGCCGAGCGAGAGGCCGTGCTGCGCGCCGCGTTCGACTGGACCGCGGCGCCCCGGCTGGTCATCCACGACCACGCCTCCGTCGAGATCGCCCGGCACGGCGCCGCCGGTGTCGGCTGGAGCGAGCTCCAGCGCCGGGACCGGGAGCGGGAGTTCGCCCTGCACCGGCCCGGACTGCTGCGCCTCGCCCTGCTCGACGGCCCGCCCGCCGTCCGGCCGACGACGCACGTGCTCATGAGCTACCACCGCGCCCTGCTCGACGAGCGCGGCGCCTCCCTGCTGGTGCGCGAGTTCTACCGCGCCTACCTCGCCGGCGGCTCGGTGCCCGGCGGCGAGCGACGGCCCGACATCCGCGACCACGCCGCGTGGGTCGCGGGCCTGGCGCCGGACGGCGCACGGCAGTTCTGGGCGGGAGCCGGTCCGCCCCGCCACGCGGCGGTGAGTCCGGGCCGCCCCGGCGGCACCACCCACCAGGGCGGCACCGGCCGGGTCCAGCGCCGGCTGCGGCCCCACCACACGGCACGGCTGCGCGCCTGGGCCGCGCTCCAGGGCGCGGGGGAGAGCAGCGTGCTGCACGCGGTCTGGGCCCTGCTGCTGTACCGCGCGGCGGGCGCGCGGGGGGCCGCGCCGGTCAGCTTCGACGTGCACTTCTCCGGCCGGGACCTGGCGCTGCGGGACGCCGCCGCCGTGCCGGGACTGCTGGGCAGCGCCCTGCCGATGACGGTGACCGTCGACCCCGCCGTCCCGGTGGAGGAGCTGTTGTGGCAGGTCCGGGACGCCGCGCTCGACCTGAGCTCGTACGCCTGGGTCTCCGGCGACCGGGTTCGGCGGTGGAGCGGGCGGGAGCACGATCCGCGGCTGACCGACACGCTCGTACGGTTCGACGCCCGGCCCGAGCTGCCGCCCGCGCTGCTGTCCGAACTCGCCGCCCGCGACATCGAGGTGGACGCCCCGCGCGGGGCCGGCGGGGGCACCAGCCTGCCGGTGACGCTCGTCGCCCAGCACGACGGCTCGGACGGACTGCTGCTGACGGCGACGCACGACCGCGCCGAACTCTCCGACGCCGACGCCGCGCAGACCCTGTCGCAGTGCGTGCACCTGCTGCGCAGCCTGTCCGACCGGCCGGGCCCGGCCGGCACCGTGGGGGAGGTCCTCGCGCTGCTGGAGAGTTCCGGGGTGCCGCGCGCCGCACGGCACTCCCGCACGGCGCCGGACACCGCCCCCCGGGTCCTGCGCGGCGGGGGGCCGGGGGCGGACGTCATCTGCCTGGTCACGGTCCCCGGGGTGGTGCCCGGTGTGTACGAGGCGCTGGTCCGCGCCTACGACGGGCCCGAGCACGTCGTGTCCCTGGGCCCCGTCGGGCCGACGGCCACGTTGCCCGCGGCCGTGACGCGGCTGCTGGGCCCGCGCGGCCGGCTGGTGGTGTGCGGAAGCGGGCCCGCCGCCTCCGTCGCGTACGCGCTCGGCCGCGCCGCCGCGGCGGGGACCGGCGCGGTGACGTCCGTGGTGATGACGGGCGTCGGGGACGCGGAGAGCAGCGCGAGCGCACTGGCCCGCGCTCTGGTCCGGCTGCGGGAACGGTACGGCTGA
- a CDS encoding acyl-CoA carboxylase subunit epsilon, giving the protein MGDANHGMLGIRVERGRASDEELAVLTVVLLTLRARARAERAEGRPRPRRRRLRLDDYQAPHSWR; this is encoded by the coding sequence ATGGGCGATGCGAACCACGGCATGCTCGGCATCCGCGTCGAGAGGGGCCGCGCCAGTGACGAGGAACTCGCCGTGCTCACGGTCGTCCTGCTCACCCTGCGCGCGCGGGCGCGGGCGGAGCGCGCCGAGGGGCGACCGCGCCCCCGCCGCCGGCGTCTGCGGCTCGACGACTACCAGGCACCGCACAGCTGGCGATGA
- a CDS encoding acyl carrier protein gives MTSEPRTTWHEASAGATADVLAGVTGELAAVLRVEPARIDPHRRFQAFGLDSIRTAELVAAVNARFGTGVMAAALYDHPTPDALARHVRTLLPAPRAARTESEVRATLRAQLADILRCDPRDIDPAVPFPQLGLDSLLAGEFVARVNDAFGLCERPATLYDHRDLAAMAAHIAGVPAGAGPAAPRPVDAAVPPAPPALTPDEVTALLDAVRADMLTVDEATALLASRSA, from the coding sequence ATGACCAGCGAGCCGCGGACCACGTGGCACGAGGCATCCGCCGGTGCCACGGCCGACGTACTCGCCGGAGTGACCGGGGAACTCGCCGCCGTGCTGCGGGTGGAGCCCGCGCGGATCGACCCGCACCGGCGCTTCCAGGCGTTCGGCCTCGACTCCATCCGCACCGCCGAACTGGTGGCGGCCGTCAACGCCCGCTTCGGCACCGGTGTCATGGCCGCCGCGCTCTACGACCACCCGACACCGGACGCCCTGGCCCGCCACGTACGGACCCTGCTGCCGGCACCGCGCGCCGCGCGCACGGAGTCCGAGGTGCGCGCCACCCTGCGCGCACAGCTCGCGGACATCCTGCGCTGCGACCCGCGCGACATCGACCCGGCCGTCCCCTTCCCCCAGCTCGGCCTCGACTCCCTGCTCGCCGGTGAGTTCGTGGCCCGCGTCAACGACGCCTTCGGTCTCTGCGAGCGGCCCGCCACGCTGTACGACCACCGCGACCTCGCGGCGATGGCCGCGCACATCGCGGGCGTCCCGGCCGGCGCCGGACCGGCCGCCCCCCGGCCGGTGGACGCCGCCGTCCCGCCGGCCCCGCCCGCCCTCACCCCGGACGAGGTGACCGCGCTGCTCGACGCCGTGCGCGCCGACATGCTCACCGTCGACGAGGCCACCGCCCTGCTGGCGTCCCGGTCCGCCTGA
- a CDS encoding beta-ketoacyl synthase N-terminal-like domain-containing protein: MDTREILTRFKSGTLAREQAVTLLTAHPGATDGEPAPAPRPDPAPAPAPAPDSTVPVPDAYAITAVHGRFPYADDLDAYWRTALDGGAERRSASSPDPERFDAAFFGIDPDTAARLAPQERVLLETVWRTLEDAGHVGARLDALITADGEPRSVGVYLAHGPLGAACGGALPGRLCDLLGLRGPGHCVDTGASSFLAALHLATAALRTGDCAAALVAAVDAACAGAVLVRPLAAARAAGDTVHAVVRGGALAHAGRAADADARLARRARAAADLGTADIAVCETPVESGAAGAATGFEALCRAVLQIGRGTLLPAPGRTAPAAWPRPRDPQGHPLPRRASVAVRGEHGAAAHVILEEPPEHRPEARGTAAAPGRPELILLSAPTPRHLAATARRFADRLGAPADALPALADLATELRIGRAALPCRLALIVRTTGELAKELREFADGTAPEPSADLRGSGASGLLDPELPETAHYLAALRRGGRLAALARLWLAGVDVTRGEETHGRPAVPLPGSAMLPGPADAVPATSDGAAR; the protein is encoded by the coding sequence ATGGACACCAGGGAGATACTCACCCGGTTCAAGAGCGGCACGCTGGCCCGGGAACAGGCGGTGACACTGCTGACCGCCCACCCCGGTGCCACGGACGGGGAACCCGCCCCGGCGCCGCGACCGGACCCCGCACCCGCACCCGCACCCGCACCCGACAGCACCGTGCCGGTCCCGGACGCGTACGCGATCACCGCCGTCCACGGGCGGTTCCCGTACGCGGACGACCTCGACGCCTACTGGCGCACCGCCCTGGACGGCGGTGCCGAGCGGCGGTCCGCGTCCTCGCCGGACCCCGAACGGTTCGACGCGGCCTTCTTCGGGATCGACCCGGACACCGCCGCCCGACTCGCCCCGCAGGAGCGGGTGTTGCTGGAGACGGTCTGGCGGACCCTGGAGGACGCCGGACACGTCGGCGCCCGCCTCGACGCCCTCATCACGGCCGACGGCGAGCCCCGCTCGGTCGGCGTGTACCTCGCCCACGGCCCGCTCGGTGCCGCCTGCGGCGGGGCCCTGCCGGGCCGCCTCTGCGACCTGCTCGGCCTGCGCGGACCGGGCCACTGCGTCGACACCGGAGCCTCGTCCTTCCTCGCCGCCCTGCACCTCGCGACCGCGGCGCTGCGCACCGGAGACTGCGCCGCGGCGCTGGTCGCCGCCGTCGACGCGGCCTGCGCGGGCGCCGTGCTCGTACGGCCCCTCGCCGCGGCGCGGGCGGCCGGGGACACGGTCCACGCGGTCGTCCGCGGCGGCGCCCTCGCGCACGCGGGACGCGCCGCCGACGCCGACGCCCGGCTCGCCCGGCGGGCCCGGGCCGCGGCGGACCTCGGCACCGCGGACATCGCCGTGTGCGAGACACCGGTCGAATCCGGCGCCGCCGGTGCCGCCACCGGCTTCGAGGCCCTCTGCCGTGCTGTCCTCCAGATCGGCCGCGGCACCCTCCTGCCGGCGCCCGGCCGGACGGCGCCGGCCGCCTGGCCGCGTCCTCGCGACCCGCAGGGACACCCGCTGCCCCGCCGCGCCTCCGTCGCCGTACGCGGGGAGCACGGCGCCGCGGCCCACGTGATCCTGGAGGAGCCGCCCGAGCACCGACCCGAGGCCCGCGGCACCGCCGCGGCACCGGGACGGCCCGAACTGATCCTGCTGTCGGCGCCCACACCGCGGCATCTGGCGGCCACCGCACGGCGGTTCGCCGACCGGCTCGGCGCGCCCGCCGACGCCCTTCCCGCGCTCGCCGATCTCGCCACGGAACTGCGCATCGGCCGCGCCGCCCTGCCCTGCCGCCTCGCCCTGATCGTGCGCACGACGGGCGAACTCGCCAAAGAGCTCAGGGAGTTCGCCGACGGGACCGCTCCCGAGCCCAGCGCTGACCTGCGGGGGAGCGGCGCGAGCGGACTCCTCGACCCGGAGCTGCCCGAGACCGCGCACTACCTCGCGGCCCTGCGCCGGGGCGGCCGCCTCGCGGCGCTGGCCCGGCTCTGGCTCGCCGGGGTCGACGTGACCCGCGGCGAGGAGACCCACGGCCGCCCCGCCGTGCCCCTGCCCGGCTCCGCGATGCTGCCCGGCCCGGCGGACGCCGTGCCCGCGACCAGTGACGGCGCGGCCCGATGA
- a CDS encoding 4'-phosphopantetheinyl transferase superfamily protein encodes MTLTATERPYAAAPAGTSAPVKIWLCPNEDLPPDLASVLAKNWLDEEERRTAGQFLFERDRRQYLVAHTLVRRALALEAGLAEAELVIWRSPRGRPFLRPLPGGLPRGGGHLDFNLSHANGYNLLGIVRRHRVGVDVELLGRDAQALGTVASTFAAEEREWVARAAPGRDRDRRVLRLWTLKEAYSKARGLGLGLPFDEFAFTLADGSGVTGFRPPPGDPFARWRFLELEPVPDVLVAIAVPADTGGDDEPAALQLHHGFPWARDAPHHIDLPEPLGPGAS; translated from the coding sequence ATGACCCTGACCGCGACCGAGCGGCCGTACGCCGCCGCGCCCGCCGGGACCAGCGCGCCCGTGAAGATCTGGCTGTGCCCGAACGAGGACCTCCCGCCGGACCTGGCGAGCGTCCTGGCGAAGAACTGGCTCGACGAGGAGGAACGGCGCACAGCCGGCCAGTTCCTCTTCGAACGCGACCGCCGGCAGTACCTCGTCGCCCACACCCTGGTCCGGCGGGCACTGGCGCTGGAGGCCGGACTCGCCGAGGCGGAGCTGGTGATCTGGCGTTCCCCGCGCGGGCGTCCCTTCCTGCGGCCGCTTCCCGGCGGACTGCCGCGCGGCGGCGGCCACCTGGACTTCAACCTGTCGCACGCCAACGGCTACAACCTGCTCGGCATCGTGCGCCGGCACCGGGTCGGCGTGGACGTCGAACTCCTCGGCCGGGACGCGCAGGCCCTCGGCACCGTCGCGTCCACCTTCGCGGCCGAGGAGCGGGAGTGGGTCGCCCGCGCCGCGCCGGGCCGCGACCGGGACCGCCGGGTGCTGCGGCTGTGGACCCTCAAGGAGGCCTACTCCAAGGCGCGGGGCCTCGGACTCGGGCTGCCCTTCGACGAATTCGCCTTCACCCTCGCCGACGGCAGCGGCGTGACCGGCTTCCGCCCGCCGCCCGGCGACCCCTTCGCCCGCTGGCGGTTCCTGGAACTGGAGCCGGTCCCCGACGTGCTGGTCGCGATCGCCGTTCCCGCCGACACCGGCGGCGACGACGAGCCGGCCGCCCTGCAACTCCACCACGGCTTCCCCTGGGCCCGCGATGCCCCGCACCACATCGACCTGCCCGAGCCGCTGGGTCCGGGCGCCTCCTGA